One Jeotgalicoccus saudimassiliensis DNA window includes the following coding sequences:
- a CDS encoding glycerophosphodiester phosphodiesterase, with amino-acid sequence MAKCIKRMATAVGVATGLTLGLWAGTKLLKETKVRDIKPYFKQRSPYIFAHRGGMGLAPEHTRIAFDKASEFNVEGFEIDIRLTKDEEIVVFHDAYVDRTSNGAGKVSNLTLADLKELDFGYHFTDVEGNHPYRGHDKAKIVTLRELIEEYPGTLINIDIKDDPESYAGSLVPSLLYRLITELGAEDRVLVTSFHDAQIKQFNLYAEDSVALGAGVDQVSRAFFIHRAGFGHMYEPAADTFQIPAEYNGIRLDTKGFIEFLTSLNIAVGYWNINKMDKMDELIQKGAHTIVTDYPDISYHLLKDRY; translated from the coding sequence ATGGCAAAATGTATTAAAAGAATGGCAACAGCAGTCGGCGTCGCAACCGGTCTGACACTCGGCCTCTGGGCAGGTACTAAATTATTAAAAGAAACGAAAGTCCGCGATATTAAACCATACTTCAAGCAGCGTTCACCGTATATTTTTGCACACCGCGGCGGTATGGGTCTTGCGCCTGAACATACACGCATCGCTTTTGACAAAGCATCGGAGTTTAACGTTGAGGGATTTGAAATTGATATCCGTCTGACAAAAGATGAAGAAATCGTCGTTTTCCACGACGCATACGTAGACAGAACTTCCAACGGTGCAGGTAAAGTAAGCAACCTGACGCTCGCAGATTTAAAAGAGCTTGATTTCGGTTACCACTTTACTGATGTTGAAGGCAATCACCCGTACCGCGGACATGACAAAGCTAAAATTGTTACACTCCGCGAACTGATTGAAGAATACCCGGGAACGTTAATCAACATCGATATTAAAGATGATCCCGAATCCTACGCGGGCAGCCTTGTTCCAAGTCTGCTCTACCGTTTAATTACAGAACTCGGTGCGGAAGACCGTGTACTTGTAACAAGTTTCCACGACGCACAGATTAAACAGTTTAATCTCTACGCTGAGGATTCTGTGGCACTTGGTGCCGGCGTTGATCAGGTCAGCCGTGCATTCTTTATCCACCGTGCAGGCTTCGGACATATGTATGAACCTGCGGCAGATACGTTCCAGATTCCGGCAGAATATAACGGCATCCGCCTGGATACGAAAGGCTTTATCGAATTCCTGACGAGCCTGAACATCGCAGTCGGCTACTGGAATATTAATAAAATGGATAAGATGGATGAACTCATCCAAAAAGGTGCACACACTATTGTGACCGACTATCCGGACATCAGCTACCACCTGTTAAAAGACAGATACTAA
- a CDS encoding YlbG family protein codes for MIVNRLGIYVYFKQNKFIRQLKRHGHLIYVNKTKKYVLLYVDEAELDKTLTDLGKLKFVTDIVLSEYPNIKREYHTEDKEKQDYRVI; via the coding sequence ATGATAGTCAACCGACTTGGTATATATGTTTATTTTAAACAAAATAAATTCATTCGACAATTGAAACGGCACGGACATTTAATTTACGTTAATAAAACGAAGAAATATGTTCTTTTGTATGTCGATGAAGCCGAACTGGATAAGACGCTCACAGATCTTGGCAAACTGAAGTTTGTCACGGATATAGTTCTCAGTGAGTACCCGAATATAAAACGCGAATATCACACTGAAGATAAAGAAAAACAGGATTATCGCGTGATATAG
- a CDS encoding DUF7147 family protein: protein MQKFITMGEGYHEIFELQALIEYNHERVRHAIFLDNDKSPATFLLIMKPVEQDLQAIYTIYNGIAIKDGEGKKYQLIKSWCEDKNLSIVEFSTKSPEDFYEREQFYQYLTGILRLNHLILPMT from the coding sequence ATGCAAAAATTCATCACGATGGGTGAAGGTTACCACGAAATATTTGAATTGCAGGCATTGATTGAATATAATCATGAACGTGTCCGGCACGCAATATTTTTAGACAACGATAAATCACCTGCAACATTCCTGCTGATTATGAAACCTGTTGAACAGGACCTGCAGGCAATATACACGATTTATAACGGCATCGCCATTAAAGACGGCGAAGGTAAAAAATATCAGTTAATAAAATCATGGTGTGAGGATAAAAACCTCAGCATCGTTGAATTCTCAACAAAATCACCGGAAGATTTTTATGAACGTGAACAGTTCTACCAGTATTTAACCGGCATTTTAAGACTGAATCACCTGATTCTGCCGATGACATAA
- the rsmD gene encoding 16S rRNA (guanine(966)-N(2))-methyltransferase RsmD, whose amino-acid sequence MTREPNERAILMRIISGKYKAKKLNTLKSNDTRPTSDKVRESVFSMLGSIEGSVLDLFGGTGGLAIEALSRGADSAMIIDGAGDAIKIIKENTKGIDEPVEIFRNDYRRALKAMGKREKSFDLIFLDPPYNKKLIDKSLELIEEYNILHDGGRIVAEAGKNETFKHPGFEIVKEHNYGSIKVWVLIKEGK is encoded by the coding sequence ATGACCAGAGAGCCAAATGAAAGGGCAATACTTATGAGAATTATAAGCGGGAAATATAAAGCGAAGAAACTGAACACATTAAAATCCAATGATACACGGCCTACAAGCGACAAAGTACGGGAAAGTGTATTCAGTATGCTCGGCTCCATTGAAGGGAGCGTCCTGGACCTTTTCGGGGGGACAGGCGGCCTTGCCATTGAAGCGCTGAGCCGCGGGGCGGACAGTGCGATGATAATCGACGGTGCCGGCGATGCAATTAAAATTATTAAGGAAAATACGAAGGGCATCGATGAGCCTGTGGAGATTTTCAGAAATGATTACCGCCGCGCACTGAAGGCGATGGGAAAACGGGAAAAGTCGTTTGACTTAATTTTCCTGGATCCGCCTTACAATAAAAAACTTATCGATAAAAGTCTCGAACTGATAGAAGAGTATAATATTTTACATGACGGCGGCAGAATTGTCGCTGAAGCAGGTAAAAATGAAACATTTAAACATCCCGGATTTGAAATCGTCAAGGAACATAATTACGGTTCAATTAAAGTATGGGTGCTTATTAAAGAAGGAAAGTAG
- the coaD gene encoding pantetheine-phosphate adenylyltransferase: protein MAKEKIAVVPGSFDPITYGHLDIIERACKIFDKVYVSVLRNSSKKGLFSPAERIDLISGVTKHLDNVEVVQFDGLLIDYCQQVEADAIIRGLRAVSDFEYEMQLTSMNRKLDSQIETMYIMTNNNYSFISSSIVKEVAKYGGKIEDIVPPLIEEALKKKFNGE, encoded by the coding sequence GTGGCGAAAGAGAAAATTGCAGTGGTGCCGGGGAGTTTTGATCCCATTACATACGGCCATCTGGATATTATTGAACGCGCATGCAAAATTTTCGATAAAGTCTATGTATCGGTCTTAAGAAATTCATCTAAAAAAGGATTGTTTTCACCGGCTGAACGTATCGACTTAATATCCGGGGTGACAAAGCATCTGGATAATGTCGAAGTGGTTCAGTTCGACGGTCTGCTAATCGACTACTGTCAGCAGGTAGAGGCGGATGCGATTATCAGAGGGCTGCGTGCAGTCAGTGATTTTGAATATGAAATGCAGCTGACGAGCATGAACAGAAAGCTCGACAGCCAGATTGAAACGATGTATATCATGACGAATAACAACTATTCGTTTATTTCGTCATCCATCGTAAAAGAAGTTGCAAAATACGGCGGCAAGATCGAAGACATCGTCCCGCCGCTGATTGAAGAGGCATTAAAGAAAAAATTTAACGGAGAATAA
- a CDS encoding nucleotidyltransferase: MKILALITEYNPFHNGHIYHIEQAKALTEPDVTVAIMSGSFTQRGEIAVTDKFTRTEAALQHVDLVAELPFLNAVSSADDFARGGVHIANLLQATDLVFGSESGDIDALVNAAAESRRLEHSPEFTELLKQGYSYPRALSTLADNALLASPNDTLGIAYINAVNELASPIRPGTVKRVGNNYSDTALSDAGFSSATSLRGALFAGETAEAVKFMPESLVKKMMSGHLASNEDFYSTLKTIILTRSPEELRNIYMMTEGLEHRLQDKIRSAGSYDEFLSAVKTKRYTWTRLSRLMISILLNITDEVMKEHTLTSSVRILGMNDNGRNYLKSLEDVSIITNVNKKSRDLVSHEVTATEVYNTFTGSKKTDFNTPVIILR; the protein is encoded by the coding sequence ATGAAAATTTTAGCATTAATTACAGAGTACAACCCATTTCACAACGGACATATTTACCATATCGAACAGGCAAAGGCTCTGACAGAGCCCGATGTGACTGTCGCGATTATGTCGGGCAGCTTTACCCAGCGCGGCGAAATCGCAGTGACAGATAAGTTTACACGTACAGAAGCCGCGCTTCAGCACGTCGACCTGGTTGCCGAGCTGCCCTTTTTAAACGCGGTCAGCTCAGCTGACGACTTTGCACGGGGCGGCGTTCACATTGCCAATCTGCTGCAGGCAACGGATCTTGTTTTCGGAAGCGAATCCGGTGACATCGATGCACTGGTGAATGCCGCAGCAGAGTCCCGCCGCCTTGAACATTCTCCGGAATTCACGGAACTGTTAAAGCAGGGCTACAGTTATCCGCGGGCACTGAGTACGCTTGCAGACAATGCACTGCTCGCTTCACCGAATGACACGCTCGGCATTGCATACATTAACGCTGTCAATGAGCTCGCCTCTCCGATTCGCCCGGGTACTGTTAAACGTGTCGGCAATAATTACAGCGATACCGCATTGTCGGACGCCGGGTTTTCCAGCGCGACAAGTCTCCGCGGTGCACTGTTTGCCGGTGAAACCGCAGAAGCTGTGAAATTTATGCCGGAAAGCCTAGTGAAAAAAATGATGTCCGGCCACCTCGCATCAAACGAGGACTTTTACAGCACACTGAAAACAATCATTCTGACACGCTCACCGGAAGAACTGAGAAACATTTATATGATGACCGAGGGACTCGAACACCGGCTGCAGGATAAAATACGCAGCGCCGGCAGCTACGATGAATTTTTATCAGCAGTCAAAACAAAGCGCTACACATGGACACGACTCAGCAGACTGATGATTTCCATTCTGCTGAATATTACAGATGAAGTTATGAAAGAACACACACTTACCAGCAGCGTCCGTATTCTCGGTATGAACGACAACGGCAGAAATTATTTAAAATCTCTTGAAGATGTCAGCATTATTACTAACGTCAATAAAAAAAGCCGCGACCTTGTATCACACGAAGTGACGGCCACGGAAGTCTACAATACATTCACCGGTTCAAAGAAAACCGATTTTAACACACCGGTCATTATTCTCCGTTAA
- a CDS encoding YceD family protein: protein MKWSLSQLRKYASDKFTFNETVQLDTLLDRADILAVEDVNVYGDMFFGRHRVDVDLHISAVVKMIDSRSGDTVSLPLEIQSVEVFDETLEEDEETEDDNMHPLIHTLDLEPVVRELLIVNLPTVYTESDELPGSSGASGWTVMDEAEVSGQKPAVDPRLQKLEALKLSDEEEK from the coding sequence ATGAAATGGTCACTTTCCCAACTAAGAAAGTATGCCAGTGACAAATTCACTTTTAATGAAACTGTTCAGTTAGACACATTGTTGGATCGTGCGGACATACTCGCTGTAGAAGATGTTAATGTCTACGGAGATATGTTTTTCGGACGTCATCGAGTAGATGTTGACTTGCATATATCGGCGGTTGTTAAGATGATCGACAGCCGGAGCGGTGATACCGTTAGTCTGCCACTCGAGATACAATCTGTCGAAGTGTTTGATGAAACACTTGAAGAAGACGAGGAAACAGAAGATGACAACATGCATCCGCTGATCCATACGCTGGATCTCGAGCCTGTAGTCAGAGAACTGCTGATCGTTAACTTACCGACAGTTTATACTGAGAGTGATGAACTACCCGGGTCATCAGGAGCAAGTGGTTGGACAGTAATGGATGAAGCGGAAGTCAGCGGCCAAAAGCCGGCTGTGGATCCGAGATTACAAAAACTAGAAGCTTTAAAGCTAAGCGATGAGGAGGAAAAATAA
- the rpmF gene encoding 50S ribosomal protein L32: MAVPKRRTSKTRKNKRRSHMRLSLPGMVECSNCGETKLAHRVCKECGSYKGEEVVAN; this comes from the coding sequence ATGGCAGTACCTAAAAGAAGAACATCAAAAACACGTAAAAATAAACGTCGTTCACACATGAGACTTTCATTACCAGGAATGGTAGAATGCTCAAACTGCGGTGAAACTAAATTAGCTCACCGTGTATGTAAAGAGTGCGGAAGCTACAAAGGCGAAGAAGTTGTAGCCAACTAA
- a CDS encoding N-acetyltransferase produces MSKVKNLAINYKTAEEFKKFREYGAQELHMIDELEANVIDANIDSPFYGIYQGDDLAARMCLYRREDTDHPIDNDTADYLVIWKLEVLEKYQGRGFGSELIDYAKSFNLPIKAISRFQNSRNFFEKHDFDAHEYDIERDLADESLMWYPN; encoded by the coding sequence ATGTCAAAAGTAAAAAACTTAGCTATTAATTACAAAACAGCAGAAGAATTTAAAAAGTTCCGAGAGTATGGTGCTCAGGAACTGCATATGATTGATGAACTCGAAGCCAACGTAATCGATGCCAATATCGATTCACCATTTTACGGAATCTACCAGGGAGATGACCTGGCTGCACGCATGTGCCTGTATCGCCGGGAGGATACAGATCATCCGATCGACAACGATACAGCAGATTATTTAGTAATATGGAAACTCGAAGTGCTGGAAAAATATCAGGGCAGAGGATTCGGCAGTGAACTGATCGACTATGCCAAATCATTCAACCTTCCTATAAAAGCCATCAGCCGCTTCCAGAATTCCCGCAACTTTTTTGAAAAACATGATTTCGATGCACACGAATACGATATCGAACGTGATCTCGCCGATGAATCATTAATGTGGTACCCAAATTAA
- the bshC gene encoding bacillithiol biosynthesis cysteine-adding enzyme BshC, whose translation MHFETIDFSGNIHNTADNKQFYGGLSYDEAGIREVLQRPAHSHTGELGSIIEADMERYGLTDAGRRNIELLKKGNKVVIAGQQAGLFMSPSYIIHKIVSILVVTKELKEKYDYDAVPVFWIAGEDHDFDEVNHTHLYDTYHRRRVKVHYKPNLTVPMSIGFYQYDKKAMTAVLDKVLKYLGDSNYTADLKKKTAAAIERCTTWTELFHSLVHDTFKEDGLVIFNSHLEAVRELEVPMLKNMFENHHKIDEAFKTGQSEFLSAVNKSPVIQTDTEVHLFGNASSTRELIAETASGYELGGEIFSAADIISRIEKTPAEFSNNVVTRPLMQEMLFNTAVFLGGGAEVSYWGELHKVFEVMHTPMPIVMKRMEFMHVDDRLEKLLDRYGLTLDNTITGQIQERKETLIETHTNDDIIDEIERVKATVEEAFKPLYNHADEYFSSGIIDGNKKIHMNELDYLKKRYTVDIKRRLRTELNNLDELSEKLMPNGALQERLYHPWQYLNGNWDYSPLSYTDKLTLIKS comes from the coding sequence ATGCATTTTGAGACTATTGATTTTTCAGGGAACATACATAATACAGCTGACAATAAACAATTCTACGGCGGTTTATCGTACGACGAAGCAGGAATCAGAGAAGTGCTTCAGCGTCCGGCGCACAGTCATACCGGGGAGCTTGGCAGTATTATCGAAGCGGATATGGAGCGGTACGGTCTGACAGATGCCGGGCGGCGTAATATTGAACTGCTTAAAAAAGGGAACAAGGTTGTTATTGCCGGCCAGCAGGCAGGCCTTTTCATGAGTCCTTCCTATATCATTCATAAGATAGTGTCAATTTTAGTCGTGACTAAAGAGCTTAAGGAAAAATACGATTACGATGCAGTTCCTGTATTTTGGATTGCAGGTGAGGATCATGATTTCGATGAAGTGAACCATACGCATCTATACGATACGTATCACCGCAGGCGTGTGAAAGTACACTACAAGCCGAATTTAACAGTGCCGATGAGCATCGGATTTTATCAGTACGATAAAAAAGCGATGACTGCTGTACTAGATAAAGTGCTGAAATATCTCGGTGACTCAAATTACACAGCGGATTTAAAAAAGAAAACTGCTGCTGCGATTGAGCGGTGTACAACGTGGACAGAGCTGTTTCACAGCCTGGTCCACGACACATTTAAAGAAGACGGTCTCGTAATTTTTAATTCGCATCTTGAAGCGGTGAGGGAACTCGAAGTACCGATGCTTAAAAATATGTTCGAAAATCACCATAAAATTGATGAAGCATTTAAAACAGGACAGTCAGAATTCTTAAGTGCGGTGAATAAATCCCCGGTGATACAGACGGATACAGAGGTCCATCTGTTCGGCAATGCATCATCGACACGCGAACTGATAGCAGAAACAGCATCGGGATATGAACTCGGCGGTGAAATATTCAGCGCAGCTGATATTATTTCACGTATCGAAAAGACTCCGGCAGAGTTTTCGAATAACGTTGTAACGCGTCCGCTGATGCAGGAAATGCTGTTTAATACAGCAGTCTTTTTAGGCGGCGGTGCGGAAGTGTCATACTGGGGTGAACTCCACAAAGTCTTTGAAGTGATGCATACGCCGATGCCGATTGTTATGAAGCGTATGGAATTTATGCACGTGGATGACCGTCTGGAAAAACTGCTCGACAGATACGGGCTGACACTCGACAATACGATTACCGGACAGATTCAGGAGCGAAAGGAAACGCTTATTGAGACGCATACAAATGACGACATAATCGATGAAATTGAACGTGTTAAGGCGACGGTTGAAGAGGCATTTAAACCGCTTTACAATCACGCAGATGAATACTTCAGCAGCGGCATTATCGACGGCAATAAGAAAATTCATATGAATGAGCTGGATTATTTAAAAAAACGTTACACTGTCGATATTAAACGCAGGTTAAGAACGGAATTGAACAATCTGGATGAGTTGAGTGAAAAGCTGATGCCGAATGGAGCGCTGCAGGAACGGCTCTACCATCCATGGCAGTATCTGAACGGAAATTGGGATTACTCCCCACTCAGTTACACCGACAAATTAACATTGATAAAAAGTTAA
- the mraZ gene encoding division/cell wall cluster transcriptional repressor MraZ, with protein sequence MFMGEYKHNLDTKGRIIVPSKFRELLDEQFVITRGLDRCLFAYTVDEWSRIEDKLKTLPLTKKDARKFTRLFFSGATSVEIDKQGRINIPQNLREYAGLSKDCTVIGVSSRIEIWDSAAWEDFYTESEDNFEDIAEDLIDFDL encoded by the coding sequence ATGTTCATGGGTGAGTACAAACATAATTTGGATACGAAAGGCCGTATAATTGTGCCGAGTAAATTCAGAGAATTACTCGATGAACAATTCGTTATTACGCGTGGCCTCGACCGCTGTTTATTCGCGTATACAGTGGATGAATGGAGCCGTATTGAAGATAAACTTAAAACACTTCCGCTGACAAAAAAAGACGCGCGTAAGTTTACGAGATTATTTTTCTCAGGTGCCACTTCCGTGGAAATCGACAAGCAGGGACGTATTAATATTCCGCAGAATCTGCGTGAATATGCGGGACTGTCGAAAGATTGTACGGTAATTGGAGTCTCAAGCAGAATTGAAATTTGGGATTCGGCAGCATGGGAAGATTTTTATACAGAATCTGAAGATAACTTTGAAGATATAGCAGAAGATTTAATCGATTTTGACCTTTAG
- the rsmH gene encoding 16S rRNA (cytosine(1402)-N(4))-methyltransferase RsmH: MFNHTSVLLKETVDGLNIKPDGIYVDATLGGGGHTSYLLSQLETGHVYAFDQDMTAINNAREKFKDHSNITLIHTNFENITSALNDIGVTGIDGILYDLGVSSPQLDVTERGFSHSKTARLDMRMDQTQELDAYEIVNEYSYEALVSIFFRYGEEKFSKKIAREIERLRKIEPIETTTELADIIKSQIPQKFRRTGGHPAKRIFQALRIAVNDELGVFERSLEQAIELLNKDGRVSVITFHSLEDRICKQMFVEYEKGPELPKNMPIIPEGYEPVLKRVNRKPIIAEGDDLEANPRARSAKLRIAEKQV, encoded by the coding sequence ATGTTCAACCACACTTCAGTTTTACTAAAAGAAACAGTCGATGGTTTAAATATTAAACCCGACGGCATATACGTCGATGCAACACTCGGCGGAGGCGGACATACTTCATATTTATTGTCACAGCTTGAAACGGGGCATGTCTATGCATTTGATCAGGATATGACAGCGATAAATAATGCCCGCGAAAAATTTAAAGATCACAGCAATATAACGTTAATTCATACTAATTTTGAAAATATAACTTCAGCACTAAACGACATCGGTGTGACAGGCATCGACGGTATTTTATATGACCTGGGTGTTTCAAGTCCTCAGCTCGACGTTACAGAGCGGGGTTTCAGTCACTCAAAAACAGCGAGACTCGACATGAGAATGGATCAGACACAGGAACTCGATGCTTACGAGATTGTTAATGAGTACTCATACGAAGCACTGGTAAGCATATTTTTCAGATATGGTGAAGAAAAATTTTCGAAAAAGATTGCACGGGAAATCGAACGCTTACGCAAAATTGAGCCGATTGAAACAACGACGGAACTTGCCGACATTATTAAGTCTCAGATTCCGCAGAAATTCAGGCGTACAGGCGGACACCCTGCGAAACGTATTTTCCAGGCGCTCCGAATTGCAGTTAACGATGAACTTGGCGTATTTGAACGTTCACTGGAACAGGCAATTGAACTCCTGAACAAAGATGGACGTGTATCAGTAATTACATTCCACTCGCTGGAAGACAGAATTTGTAAGCAGATGTTCGTAGAATATGAAAAGGGGCCGGAGCTTCCGAAAAACATGCCGATTATCCCCGAAGGATATGAACCGGTATTAAAAAGGGTGAACCGCAAACCGATTATTGCAGAGGGCGATGATCTTGAAGCGAACCCGCGCGCGCGCAGCGCGAAGCTTCGAATTGCCGAGAAACAAGTATAG
- the ftsL gene encoding cell division protein FtsL, with product MVVERYTEVNPAKKVYREPDRQPKTRKREKVVGIKRMEMAVYIILAVLIAAVSIYVLSLKMEAYNYQNEKTSLEQSIAVKNGEISELNTEVTYLASYDRIYEKAQELGLDLNNSNVKVVEKYGED from the coding sequence ATGGTAGTAGAAAGATATACTGAAGTGAATCCCGCGAAGAAAGTATACAGAGAACCTGACCGTCAGCCGAAAACACGTAAAAGAGAAAAAGTAGTTGGTATTAAACGCATGGAAATGGCCGTCTACATAATACTTGCCGTTCTGATTGCGGCAGTTTCCATATATGTGCTATCTTTAAAAATGGAAGCGTACAACTATCAGAATGAAAAAACATCATTAGAACAGTCTATCGCAGTTAAAAATGGTGAAATCAGTGAGTTGAATACTGAGGTCACTTACCTTGCTTCCTACGATCGTATTTATGAAAAAGCTCAGGAACTGGGCCTTGATTTGAATAATAGCAATGTAAAGGTTGTAGAAAAGTATGGCGAAGATTAG
- a CDS encoding penicillin-binding transpeptidase domain-containing protein, with amino-acid sequence MIIGQFTKLMIFQTIDEEDLIARGQDKYAVSSISEPERGEILDREGNILAADMEAYRIAIITDENYPNHVSNPEETAALLSEVVDMDKAEIQKMIEKNIEKGQFQMELGQAGRNISYNDKKFLEESEATGIVFEPETRRFYPNGKFASHLIGFAELNDELGRLDGQLGFERIYNDLLKGKPGSVDYAQDVWGYIVPNSDNVKPPVNGHDVKLTIDPNIQLYLEETLNDMDDHFEPEELIAVVADAETGEILASGQRPSFNPETREGFGNSWLNMLYEYSFEPGSTFKVFGLAAAIEEGVYDPDAVYTSGSMDVMDATIYDWETEGWGDITYNEGMQYSSNVLMMILQNKVGADKMLDYYKDFGFGQTTDSEFPTEVTGQLAWDNELQQKTTSFGQTSTVTPIQLIQGMTALLNEGKMKKPYVVDEITDDSGEVVYDGKEETVRQVISKEAAEKTMTEMNTLIDGSLDHNPQYKSDEYEVTGKSGTAQIYDPETGGYMDGDYQFFTSFLGYAPKEDPEVIIYYGIKLASKNKSETWDNGVARGFNPLMERTLKYLEVSEADVSGDQGIVEIGDYRGQKIDALNDELNDTIDVKIVGNGTEITDHFPQDDRLLPYDSLFVKTDGDPTLPDFKGLSKREALLLADFMEINITVEGEGYVKSQSQNAGTAVTEDTTVEITLSSNDPND; translated from the coding sequence TTGATTATCGGTCAGTTTACAAAACTGATGATATTTCAGACGATAGATGAAGAGGATTTAATTGCAAGAGGACAGGATAAGTATGCCGTCAGCTCGATCAGTGAACCTGAACGGGGTGAAATACTGGATCGCGAAGGGAATATTCTCGCTGCAGACATGGAGGCATACCGTATCGCAATTATTACTGATGAAAATTATCCGAATCACGTAAGCAACCCGGAGGAAACTGCGGCGCTGCTGTCTGAAGTTGTCGATATGGACAAAGCGGAAATACAGAAAATGATTGAAAAGAACATTGAGAAAGGCCAGTTCCAAATGGAACTCGGACAGGCCGGACGCAATATATCCTATAACGATAAGAAGTTTCTGGAAGAATCGGAAGCAACGGGTATAGTTTTTGAACCTGAAACGAGACGCTTTTATCCGAATGGCAAGTTCGCTTCCCATCTTATCGGTTTTGCCGAATTAAATGATGAACTCGGCAGACTTGACGGACAGCTTGGATTCGAACGTATATATAACGACCTATTAAAAGGAAAGCCTGGGAGTGTGGATTATGCCCAGGATGTGTGGGGATACATTGTACCGAATTCGGACAATGTTAAACCGCCGGTTAACGGACATGATGTAAAACTGACAATCGATCCGAATATCCAGCTCTATCTTGAAGAGACATTAAATGATATGGATGACCACTTTGAGCCGGAAGAGCTTATAGCTGTCGTTGCAGATGCCGAGACAGGTGAAATTCTTGCAAGCGGCCAGCGTCCGTCATTTAACCCGGAAACACGGGAAGGATTTGGTAACAGCTGGCTGAACATGCTTTACGAATATTCATTTGAACCCGGTTCAACTTTTAAAGTCTTCGGACTTGCCGCAGCTATAGAAGAGGGCGTCTACGATCCGGATGCAGTTTACACGTCCGGCTCTATGGATGTTATGGATGCAACGATTTACGACTGGGAAACTGAAGGCTGGGGAGACATTACGTATAATGAAGGAATGCAGTATTCTTCGAATGTACTTATGATGATTCTGCAAAATAAAGTCGGAGCAGATAAAATGCTCGATTATTATAAAGACTTCGGTTTCGGCCAGACGACAGATTCTGAGTTCCCGACCGAAGTTACCGGACAGCTGGCATGGGATAATGAACTTCAGCAGAAAACAACATCATTCGGTCAGACATCCACTGTAACACCGATTCAGCTGATTCAGGGAATGACGGCACTGCTGAATGAAGGCAAGATGAAAAAACCTTACGTCGTCGACGAAATTACGGACGATTCAGGTGAAGTTGTTTACGACGGTAAGGAAGAAACAGTCAGACAGGTCATTTCAAAAGAGGCGGCCGAAAAAACGATGACTGAGATGAATACGCTGATAGACGGTTCACTGGACCATAACCCGCAGTATAAATCCGACGAATATGAAGTGACCGGCAAATCGGGGACTGCACAAATTTACGATCCGGAAACGGGCGGATACATGGACGGGGACTACCAGTTCTTTACCTCATTTCTCGGTTATGCTCCGAAGGAAGATCCTGAAGTAATCATCTACTACGGTATAAAACTTGCAAGTAAAAACAAGAGTGAAACTTGGGATAACGGTGTTGCACGAGGATTTAACCCGCTGATGGAACGCACGCTGAAGTATCTTGAAGTATCTGAAGCTGATGTTTCCGGAGATCAGGGGATCGTTGAAATCGGTGATTACCGGGGTCAGAAAATTGACGCCTTAAATGATGAATTAAATGATACAATTGATGTGAAAATAGTCGGGAACGGTACAGAGATTACCGATCACTTCCCGCAGGATGACAGACTGCTGCCGTACGACTCACTGTTTGTGAAGACAGACGGGGATCCGACACTGCCTGACTTTAAAGGACTGTCGAAGCGGGAAGCACTGCTGCTTGCCGACTTTATGGAAATTAACATTACAGTCGAAGGCGAAGGGTACGTGAAGAGCCAGTCTCAAAATGCGGGCACAGCTGTAACGGAAGATACAACTGTGGAAATCACTTTATCGTCAAATGACCCGAACGACTAG